In Musa acuminata AAA Group cultivar baxijiao chromosome BXJ3-11, Cavendish_Baxijiao_AAA, whole genome shotgun sequence, one DNA window encodes the following:
- the LOC135652661 gene encoding uncharacterized protein LOC135652661 isoform X1, whose amino-acid sequence MKEVVLHVYDVTNSGSEKTNNTILQINRIFKDRIGLGGIFHSAIQVFGDEEWSFGFCEQGSGVFSCPPGGNPMYTYRERIVLGETNCSIFKVNQVLRELGQAWPGHSYDLLSKNCNHFCDSFCERLGVPKIPGWVNRFANAGDTAMVVAGNAAFRLRQAKTEIVTASKVAYRFMAGLASNSQATPESLSNSNRGSPRFQGVWFKNLMSVGAKPSSSSNSENPDETDDAPLHRQNSSELLQHISRQNS is encoded by the exons ATGAAGGAGGTGGTGCTGCACGTGTACGACGTGACGAACAGCGGATCGGAGAAGACAAACAACACCATCCTCCAGATCAACCGCATCTTCAAGGATCGCATCGGTCTCGGCGGCATCTTCCACAGCGCCATTcag GTTTTTGGAGATGAAGAATGGTCTTTTGGGTTTTGCGAACAAGGTTCTGGAGTTTTCAGTTGTCCACCAGGTGGAAATCCTATGTATACCTACCGTGAGCGTATTGTCCTGGGGGAAACAAATTGTTCCATTTTCAAAGTAAATCAGGTTCTAAGAGAGCTTGGCCAAGCATGGCCAGGACATTCATATGATCTTTTATCTAAGAactgcaatcacttttgtgattcCTTCTGCGAAAGGCTAGGTGTTCCAAAGATTCCAG GTTGGGTCAATCGCTTTGCTAATGCTGGTGATACTGCAATGGTAGTTGCAGGGAATGCAGCATTCCGG CTGAGGCAAGCAAAAACAGAAATTGTCACTGCCAGCAAAGTGGCATACCGATTTATGGCTGGTCTAGCCTCAAATTCCCAGGCCACTCCAGAGTCCCTGAGCAATTCGAACAGAGGCAGCCCTCGATTTCAGGGTGTATGGTTCAAAAACTTGATGTCTGTTGGCGCCAAGCCATCATCTAGTAGTAATTCAGAGAATCCAGATGAAACTGATGATGCTCCATTGCACCGCCAAAATTCTTCAGAACTGTTGCAGCATATCTCAAGACAAAATAGTTGA
- the LOC135652661 gene encoding uncharacterized protein LOC135652661 isoform X2, translating to MKEVVLHVYDVTNSGSEKTNNTILQINRIFKDRIGLGGIFHSAIQVFGDEEWSFGFCEQGSGVFSCPPGGNPMYTYRERIVLGETNCSIFKVNQVLRELGQAWPGHSYDLLSKNCNHFCDSFCERLGVPKIPGWVNRFANAGDTAMVVAGNAAFRVGNYSKLTVHCCNFFLMFIAEASKNRNCHCQQSGIPIYGWSSLKFPGHSRVPEQFEQRQPSISGCMVQKLDVCWRQAII from the exons ATGAAGGAGGTGGTGCTGCACGTGTACGACGTGACGAACAGCGGATCGGAGAAGACAAACAACACCATCCTCCAGATCAACCGCATCTTCAAGGATCGCATCGGTCTCGGCGGCATCTTCCACAGCGCCATTcag GTTTTTGGAGATGAAGAATGGTCTTTTGGGTTTTGCGAACAAGGTTCTGGAGTTTTCAGTTGTCCACCAGGTGGAAATCCTATGTATACCTACCGTGAGCGTATTGTCCTGGGGGAAACAAATTGTTCCATTTTCAAAGTAAATCAGGTTCTAAGAGAGCTTGGCCAAGCATGGCCAGGACATTCATATGATCTTTTATCTAAGAactgcaatcacttttgtgattcCTTCTGCGAAAGGCTAGGTGTTCCAAAGATTCCAG GTTGGGTCAATCGCTTTGCTAATGCTGGTGATACTGCAATGGTAGTTGCAGGGAATGCAGCATTCCGGGTAGGAAACTATTCCAAACTCACTGTTCACTGCTGCAATTTTTTCCTCATGTTTATAG CTGAGGCAAGCAAAAACAGAAATTGTCACTGCCAGCAAAGTGGCATACCGATTTATGGCTGGTCTAGCCTCAAATTCCCAGGCCACTCCAGAGTCCCTGAGCAATTCGAACAGAGGCAGCCCTCGATTTCAGGGTGTATGGTTCAAAAACTTGATGTCTGTTGGCGCCAAGCCATCATCTAG
- the LOC135652642 gene encoding uncharacterized protein LOC135652642 — MAPSSPLSDLIHGFCSSVNEKELSRLEKLLSKDCIFEGSAYSKPLQGKRINQFFKELTEAMGTHVRFVIDEVYEGKELTTAATWHLEWNNQFIPLTKGCSFFKCSKDGDLLLVKEARVLVESPVKPGDLILGTLKRIISLFDKFPRVAGWYLRKHDVLLHYICIIYMFLRPVILPLFVYYTNQWVWLQLKLPQNILQMFIDYVWKLLLIIIKRLM, encoded by the exons ATGGCTCCGTCGTCACCGCTGTCTGATTTGATTCACGGATTCTGCTCATCTGTCAATGAGAAAGAACTGAGTAGATTAGAGAAACTCTTGTCCAAGGACTGCATTTTTGAGGGCTCGGCTTACTCGAAACCCTTACAAGGAAAG AGGATCAACCAGTTCTTCAAGGAACTCACGGAAGCCATGGGAACTCATGTAAGATTTGTCATCGACGAGGTGTACGAGGGGAAGGAACTAACGACTGCAGCAACATGGCATCTTG AGTGGAACAACCAGTTCATCCCCTTGACGAAAGGCTGCAGCTTTTTCAAGTGTTCTAAAGATGGCGACCTGCTGCTCGTCAA GGAAGCTCGTGTCCTCGTTGAGTCACCTGTGAAAccaggagatcttattctt GGGACGCTGAAACGTATCATCTCTCTGTTTGACAAATTCCCGAGAGTAGCTGGAT GGTACTTACGGAAGCATGATgtgctacttcattatatttgcaTAATATACATGTTTTTGCGGCCTGTGATCCTTCCACTCTTCGTGTACTACACAAATCAGTGGGTATGGCTTCAACTTAAATTACCACAAAACATTCTACAGATGTTCATAGACTATGTATGGAAATTACTATTAATCATCATAAAAAGGCTTATGTGA